A region of Desulfuromonas thiophila DNA encodes the following proteins:
- a CDS encoding methyl-accepting chemotaxis protein, translated as MLKSLNLGKKLLLSFICLLALTLFIGWIGERGMLQIQHSADNADAMNRIAAHFDRARLAQLRYAASGEEREFDLTHSEVAELRKGAEQLEHNLADPALRQLVEQITRQAQSYDQAFDDFSSNSRVREEAMSQMKEVSNATFSRTKELQSLLEELLSDTIASQTDIDDADEFEELLTDRIERLNAIQNVNLLFLNARKFEKEHIASFDDNFADRVRKSILTMRQLAESVSEDLDNDEVDQLVEDTLAGIDAYSASFENHATAMTRQQQLSATMNDSAAAARAACSQALEQIQRASAASIAGAQRLLLGICLLSVIIGLLFALRIARSIAAPVRRVVAMLNDIAAGHLDQRLKLDRGDEIGELARTMDRFADSLQQEVVTPLGQLAQGDLTFRVQPQDERDALRNALKQLGEDLNNIMLEIQLAGQQIDSGSSQVADSSQALSQGATEQASSLEQISSSLQQLSSQTQQNAEAAKSARQLTEQVQQDASAGSAQMDQLNRAMADISEASSNISRIIKVIDEIAFQTNLLALNAAVEAARAGQHGKGFAVVAEEVRNLAARSAKAASETTELIEGSVNKAQAGANIARETVQSLEKIVNGVAKASQLVTEISHASTEQADGIAQISIGVSQIDDVTQQNTSCAEQTAAAAVELRSQADSLQQLLSRFRLASHGQTGPASGTTPVPRQKQLAGVAGWPAQGSTADADGLFLA; from the coding sequence ATGCTCAAATCCCTCAACCTCGGCAAGAAACTACTGCTATCGTTCATCTGTCTGCTGGCTTTGACTCTGTTCATCGGCTGGATCGGCGAACGCGGCATGCTGCAAATCCAGCACAGTGCCGACAACGCTGACGCCATGAACCGCATCGCCGCTCATTTCGACCGCGCCCGTCTGGCCCAGCTGCGTTATGCGGCCAGCGGCGAAGAACGAGAGTTCGACCTAACCCACAGTGAGGTTGCCGAGCTGCGCAAGGGTGCCGAACAACTCGAGCACAATCTCGCCGACCCGGCCCTGCGCCAGCTGGTCGAACAGATTACCCGCCAGGCCCAGAGTTACGATCAGGCTTTTGACGACTTCAGCAGCAACAGCCGCGTACGCGAAGAAGCCATGAGCCAGATGAAGGAGGTTTCCAATGCCACCTTCTCCCGCACCAAGGAGCTGCAGTCCCTGCTGGAAGAACTGCTCAGTGATACCATCGCCAGCCAGACCGACATAGACGATGCCGACGAGTTCGAAGAGCTTCTGACAGATCGCATCGAACGGCTCAACGCGATACAAAACGTCAACCTGCTGTTTCTCAACGCCCGCAAGTTCGAGAAGGAGCACATCGCCTCCTTCGACGACAACTTTGCCGACCGTGTCAGAAAAAGCATCCTGACCATGCGCCAGCTGGCTGAATCGGTCAGTGAGGATCTCGATAACGATGAGGTCGACCAACTGGTCGAGGACACCCTGGCCGGCATAGATGCCTACAGCGCCAGCTTTGAAAATCATGCGACCGCCATGACACGGCAACAGCAGCTCAGTGCGACCATGAACGACAGCGCCGCAGCGGCCCGAGCCGCCTGCAGCCAGGCTCTTGAGCAGATCCAGCGGGCCAGCGCCGCCAGCATCGCCGGCGCCCAGCGCCTGCTGCTGGGGATCTGCCTGCTATCAGTCATCATCGGTCTGCTGTTTGCGCTGCGCATCGCCCGCAGCATTGCCGCGCCCGTCCGGCGGGTCGTCGCCATGCTCAACGATATTGCCGCCGGTCATCTCGATCAGCGGCTGAAGCTGGACCGAGGCGACGAGATCGGCGAGTTGGCCCGCACCATGGATCGTTTCGCCGACAGCCTGCAGCAGGAGGTCGTCACCCCTCTGGGGCAGCTGGCCCAGGGCGACCTGACCTTCCGGGTCCAGCCGCAGGACGAGCGCGACGCCCTGCGCAATGCCCTCAAACAGCTGGGCGAAGATCTCAACAACATCATGCTGGAGATTCAGTTGGCCGGCCAGCAGATCGACAGCGGCTCCAGCCAGGTGGCCGATTCGAGCCAGGCACTGTCCCAGGGCGCCACCGAACAGGCCAGTTCACTGGAACAGATCAGCAGCTCGCTGCAACAGCTCTCCAGCCAGACCCAGCAGAACGCCGAAGCCGCCAAGAGTGCTCGCCAGCTGACCGAGCAGGTGCAGCAGGACGCCAGTGCCGGCAGCGCCCAGATGGATCAGCTCAACCGCGCCATGGCCGATATCAGCGAAGCCAGCAGCAACATTTCACGCATCATCAAGGTGATCGACGAAATCGCCTTCCAGACCAACCTGCTGGCCCTCAATGCTGCCGTCGAAGCCGCCCGCGCCGGCCAGCATGGCAAAGGCTTCGCCGTGGTGGCCGAAGAGGTCCGCAATCTGGCGGCGCGCAGCGCCAAGGCCGCCAGCGAAACCACCGAACTGATTGAAGGTTCCGTCAACAAGGCCCAGGCCGGGGCCAACATTGCCCGCGAGACGGTGCAGTCCCTTGAAAAAATCGTCAACGGTGTCGCCAAGGCGTCCCAACTGGTCACGGAAATTTCCCATGCCAGCACCGAACAGGCCGACGGCATCGCCCAGATCAGTATCGGCGTCAGCCAGATTGACGATGTCACCCAGCAAAACACCTCCTGCGCCGAGCAGACAGCGGCAGCAGCCGTCGAACTGCGCAGTCAGGCCGACAGCCTGCAGCAACTGCTCAGCCGTTTCCGGCTGGCCAGCCATGGCCAGACCGGTCCAGCAAGCGGCACCACACCCGTGCCACGCCAGAAACAGCTGGCCGGGGTAGCCGGCTGGCCGGCGCAGGGCAGCACAGCCGACGCGGACGGCCTGTTCCTGGCCTGA